GCCGCAGCGGCCGCATGAAGCTGGAGGCGGACGCGGTGGAGATCCTCGCCGGCGTCATGGGCGGCGAGACGACCGGCGGTCCCGTGGCCCTGCGGATCGGGAACCGCGACGTGCGCGCCGCCGAGCCTCCCCTCACCCGCCCGCGGCCGGGCCACGCCGACCTGGTGGGTGTGCAGAAGTACGGGTTCACCGACGCCCGCCGGGCTCTGGAGAGGGCCAGCGCGCGGGAGACGGCGGCGCGCGTCGCGGTCGGGGCCGTGTGCCGCAGGCTGCTGGGCGAGTTCGGGATCACCATCTTCAGCCACGTGGTCGAGATCGGGGGCATCGCGGCTACCGCCCGCCCGCCACGGTGGGAGGACATGCCCGCCCTGGCCGAGGCGTCCGACGTGCGGTGCGTGGACCCCGAGGCCGAAGCGCGCATGCGCGAGGCCATCGAGGATGCCCGCCGCCGCGGGGACACCCTGGGGGGAGTCTTCGAGGTGGTGGCGCTGGGCGTGCCGCCGGGGCTGGGAAGCTACGCGCACTGGGATCGCCGCCTGGACGGCCGGCTGGCCCAGGCGGTGGCGTCCATCCACGCGGTGAAGGGCGTGGAGATCGGCCGGGCGTTCGAGATCGCCCGCGGGCCAGGCTCGCAGGCCCACGACGAGATCTTCTGGGATCCCCAGCGCGGGTTCTACCGCGAGACGCACCGCTCGGGGGGCACCGAGGGCGGCGTCACCACCGGAGGTCCTCTGGTGGTGCGCGGCGCCATGAAGCCGCTGTCGACTCTCATGCGTCCTCTGCGGTCGGTGGATCTGGTGACCAAGGAGCCGGCCGCCGCCACCGTGGTGCGCAGCGATGTCTGCGCCGTGCCGGCGGCGGGCGTGGTGGCCGAGGCGATGGTGGCCTACGTGCTGGCCGACGCGTTCCTGGAGAAGTTCGGTGCGGACAGCGTGGCCGACATCCGCGCCGCCTACGAGGCGTACCGGAGGCGGCTGGGGAGCCTCTGACCGAGGAGGCCCGGCGTGCGGGATGCGGAGCCTCAGGCCGCCTGTGGGGTTCTCGGGGGCGGACTCCGCCGCGCCGGACATCGGACCCGGGGCATCGTGGGCAGCATGCGTAACGTCGTCCTGATCGGCTTCATGGGGACCGGCAAGAGCGAGGTGGGCCGGCGGCTGTCCCGCCGCCTGGGGTGGGCGTTCGTGGACACCGACCGCGCCGTGGAGGCCCGGGAGAGGGTTCCCGTGGCGCGGATCTTCGCCCGCCGCGGGGAGGCATATTTCCGGGACGTGGAATCCGCGGTGGTGGCGCGGGTGGCCGAGCGGCGGGAGGTGGTGATTGCCACCGGGGGAGGGGTGGTGCTGCGGGCGGAGAACATGTCGCGCCTCCGGCGCACGGGGTGGATCGTGGCCCTCACGGCGCCGGCGGACGTGCTCGCCCGCCGCCTGGGTGATGGTCGGGGGCGTCCCCTGCTGGCGGGAGGCGCCGTCCGGGACGCGGTCGAAAGGCTGCTGGACCAGCGCCGGCCCCTGTACCGGGACGCCGACCTGGTGGTGGACGTCGCGTCGGTCTCCCCCGACCGGGTGGTGGACACCATCCTGGGGTTCCTGGCCCGCCGGGAGAGGCAGACGGTGCCGGTGAGCCTGGGGGCGCGGAGCTATCCGGTGCACGTGGGTGACGGCATCTCCTCCCTGCTGGGGTTCGACCTCCAGGGGATGGGGGCGGGGCCGCAGGTGGTGGTCATCACCCACCGGCACCTGCTGCGGGAGCCGGCCGACCGCGTCCCGCGGGTCCTGCGCGCCGCCGGGTACCGGGTGACGGTGGCGGCGGTTCCTCCCGGAGAGCGCTCCAAGAGCCTGGAACAGGCCGGGCGGCTGTACACCGCCCTGGCCCGGGCGCAGGCGGCGCGGGACAGTACCGTGGTGGCGCTGGGCGGCGGGGTGGTGGGCGACCTGGCGGGGTTCGTGGCCGCCACCTACATGCGGGGTCTGCGGGTGGTGCAGGTGCCCACCACGTTGCTGGCCATGGTGGACAGCAGCATCGGGGGCAAGACGGCGGTCAACCACGCCGGGGCCAAGAACCTGGTAGGGGCAGTCCACCAGCCCGCCCTGGTCGTCTGCGACGTCCGGTTCCTGCGGACCCTCCCCGACCGGGAGCTGCGCAGCGGCCTGGCGGAAGTGGTCAAGACGGCGGTGGTGGGCGACCCCGACCTGTTCCCCTTTCTGGAAGAGAACCTCCCCCAGGTGACGGGCCGCGATCCGGCGGCTCTGGTCGAGGTGGTCCGGCGGTGCGCTGCGGTCAAGGCGCGGGTGGTGGAATCCGACGAGCGCGACCTGGGACCGCGCCACGCGCTGAACTACGGCCACACCGTGGGGCACGCCGTGGAGTCCGTCGCCGGGTGGGGACGCCTGACCCACGGAGAGGCGGTGGCCATCGGCATGACGGTGGAGGCGGCCCTGGCCCACCGGCTGGGGCTGGTGGGCGCCGACCTGGTGGAGCGCCAGCGCGCCCTGCTGGCGCGCTGCGGCCTGCCCACCCACCTGCCGCCCCTGCCGTCGGACCGCCTGCTGCGGGCCCTGCGGCTGGACAAAAAGGTGCGCGGGGGCGCCCTGCGCTTTGCGCTCCCGGTAGGCATCGGGGTCGTGCGGAGCGAACAGGAGGTGCCGGAGGCCGTGGTCCGGGAGGTCCTGGCCGATGCGCGTGCTGGTGGTGTTCGGGCCCAACCTCAACCTTCTGGGTGAGCGCGAGCCGCAGATCTACGGCCGCCACACGCTGGACGACGTGCGGCGGGAGGTGAGCGCCCTGGCGGCCGAACTGGGCGCGGAGGTGGAGTTCTTCCACTCCAACAGCGAGGGGGCGCTGATCGACCGCCTGCAGGAAGCCCGGCGGACCGCCGACGCGGTGGTCCTCAACGCGGGGGCTCTCTCCCACTACAGCTACGCCCTGCGCGACACCATCGCGGCCATCGGGATACCCGTGGTCGAGGTGCACATGACCAATGTCCTGGCCCGGGGCGAGTTCCGCAGCGGTCTGGTCCTGGCGCCGGCCTGCCGGGGGCTGATCGCCGGATTCGGCGTGGGGAGTTTCCTGCTGGGGGTGCGGGCCGCCGTGGATCTGGCCGGGCGTCGGGCGGGGCCGCCCTGAGCCGGTCCGGTGGGGAGGGACCATGCACATCCGTGGCATCCGCGGGGCCACCACGGCCGACGAGGACTCCGAGGAGGCCATCCTGGAGGCCACCCGGGAACTGCTGGTGCGGATGGCGGACGCCAACAACGTGGAACCTGATGAGATCGCCGCCATCTTCTTCACCGCCACCCCGGACCTGACCGCCGCGTTCCCCGCCGAGGCGGCGCGCCAGTTGCAGTGGACCGCCGTCCCGCTGCTGTCGGCCACCGAGATCGCCGTGCCCGGCGCCCTGCCGCGCTGCATCCGGGTCCTGGTCCTGTGGAACACGGCCCGGGCCCAGGAAGAGATCGTCCACGTCTACCTGCGGGGGGCGGAGGTCCTGCGGCCGGACCTGGCCGGGCGGGACCGGCGCTGAGATGGACCTCACGGTGGCCCCGGTGTCGGCCGTGCGCGGGGAGGTGCGCGTCGGCGGCGACAAATCCATCTCCCACCGCGCGGCGCTGGTGGGCGCCCTGGCGGCGGGGGAGACCACCATCGCCAACTTCCTGCCGGCCGCCGACTGCCTGTCCACCCTGTCCTGCCTGCGCGCTCTGGGCGTGGAGGTGCACCGGGAAGGGACCACGGTGACCGTGAGGGGCGCCGGCGTCCGCCTGCGACCTCCGGGTCGCCCTCTGGACGCCGGCAACTCGGGCACCACCATGCGCCTGCTGGCCGGGATCCTGGCCGGCCAGCCGTTCACCGCAGAGATCACCGGGGACGACTCCCTGCGCCGCCGCCCCATGGATCGGGTGGCCGAACCGCTGCGCCGGATGGGGGCGCAGGTGGAGGTGCTGGGAGGAGGCCGGTACCCGCCGCTGCGCATCACGGGCGGACCCCTGCGGGGAATTGCCTACGCCCTGCCGGTGCCCAGCGCGCAGGTGAAGTCCGCCGTGCTGCTGGCGGGGTTGTTTGCGGACGGCGAGACGACGGTGGTCGAACCGGTTCCCACCCGGGACCACACCGAGAGGCTGCTGGCCTGGCTGGGCGTGCCCGTCGGGCGGGCGGGGGACCGGATCACGGTACGCCCGGGCCTGCCGCGTGCGGACCGGATCGAGGTGCCGGGCGACATCTCCTCGGCAGCCTTCCTGCTGGCTGCGGCGGCGGCACGGCCGGGGTCCGAGGTGACGGCTCCGGGGCTCGGGGTCAATCCCACCCGCTCCGGGGTGCTGGACGCGCTCCGGGCCATGGGGGCAGAAGTCGAGGTGCGGGGCCGGCGCCTGCAGTGCGGGGAGCCGGTCGCCGATGTGGTGGTCCGCGGCCGGAGGCTGCGGGGGATCCGCCTGGCCGGCGACGCGATCCCGTCGGTCATCGACGAACTCCCGGTCCTGTGCGTCATCGCCGCGACGGCGCAGGGGGTGACCGAGATTGCCGATGCCGCCGAACTGCGCGTCAAGGAGTCCGACCGCATCGCGGTGATGGCTGCCGGCCTGCGCCGGCTGGGGGTAGACGTGGAGGAGCGGCCCGACGGCCTGGTGATCCGCGGAGGCCGGCTGCGGGGAGGCCGGGTCGAGTGCGCGGGAGACCACCGGGTGGCCATGGCGTTCGCCGTGGCGGGCCTGCTGGCCGAGGAACCGGTCACGGTTGCCGGAGCCGAGGCGGTGGCGATCTCCTTCCCCGACTTCCCCCGGGCACTGGAGGCCGTGGGGACGGACGGAGGCTGACCCGGAGGGCGTGAGCAGCGCCGTCCGCCGGGGTGTGCCGGCCGCCGAGCCGCTGAAGCCCGGAGGTGGAGACAGCGGCCTGTCCTTGACAGGCGTGCTATAATACGCGTACCACAATTCCCATATGGCCGATGCGCGGGAGGAGTACCCGCCGGGCGGACCGCTCAGAGAGCCGCGGATGCTGCGACGCGGTGGCCTCCGGCGAGGGAATGGGCCCGCAAGGCGCGCACCGATCCCCGGCGTCGGGCCGGGACCGTAGGCTGCGCCGGCGCCCCGCCGAGATTCGGGGAGACGGACCGGGGTGGACAGGCTCCGGATCCGGACGCGAGTGCCGGTCGGGCGGGACCTGACCGGAATCCGGGTGGCACCGCGGGAGGAGCAGTGGACACCTCTCGCCCCATGGGGGCGGGAGGTGTTGGCGTTTCTGGGAGCATACGCGGGTACGCGCCATGGGGCGTGCGGCGGGAGGCGGGACCATGATCGTCGTGATGGAGCCACGGGCCACCAAAGAGCAGATCGACGCGGTGGTCCGCAAGATCCAGGACGCGGGGCTGGGCACCCACCTGTCGGTGGGTGTGGAGCGCACCGTCATCGGGGTGGTGGGCGACAGCCACACCAAGGAGCTGCTGCGCCAGTCCCTGGAGGCCACCCCGGGTGTGGAGAAGGTCGTCCCCATCCTGCAGCCCTTCAAACTGGTCAGCCGCGAGTTCCGTCCCCAGAACACCGTGGTGGACGTCCGGGGCGTGCGGTTCGGCGACGGCGCCGTCACCGTCGTCGCCGGCCCCTGCTCGGTGGAGGGGCCGGAGATGATCGTCCAGACGGCCCGGGCGGTGAAGGCCGCGGGCGCGGTGATGCTGCGGGGAGGCGCCTTCAAGCCGCGCACGTCGCCGTACTCCTTCCAGGGTCTGGAGGAAGAGGGGCTGCGCCACCTGGCCGAGGCGCGCCGCCAGACCGGGCTGCCGGTGGTGACCGAGGCCATGGATGCGCACCAGCTGGAGCTGGTGGTGCGCTACGCCGACATGGTCCAGATCGGCGCCCGCAACATGCAGAACTACACCCTGCTGCGGGAGGTGGGCCGCACGCGCCACCCGGTGCTGCTCAAGCGCGGCCCCAGCGCCACCATCCAGGAGCTGCTGCTGGCGGCCGAATACATCCTGAACGAGGGCAACTACCAGGTGGTTCTCTGCGAGCGCGGCATCCGCGGCTTTGACAACCACACCCGCTACCTGCTGGACCTCAGCGCGGTGCCGGTGCTCAAGGAGCTGACCCACCTGCCGGTGATCGTGGACCCCAGCCAGGCCACCGGGAAGCGGCGGTACGTGGGGGCCATGTCCCGGGCCGCGGTGGCCGCCGGCGCCGACGGGCTGATCATCGAGGTCCACCCGGATCCCGAGAAGGCGCGCAGCGACGGCCCTCAGCAGCTGACCCCCGACGACTTCACCGCGCTGATGGCCGAGCTGCGGCCGCTGGCCGCCGCCCTGGGGCGGCGACTTCAGCAGGCGGTCGAGGCCCCCGCCGCCCAGCCGCCGGGGACCGCGCAGGATCGGGCCGGGAGCCCGGGCCGGTGAGCGAGCCGTTCGGCACCGTCGGCATCGTGGGAACGGGCCTCATCGGCGCCTCCCTGGGGCTGGCCCTCCGGGGGCGGAAAGCCGCCCGGCGCGTGGTCGGTGTGGACCTCGACCCGCAGGCGCGGGCCGTGGCGCACCGGATCGGGGCCGCCGACGAGGTCAGCGACGACCCGGGCGTGCTGCGGGACGCCGAGGTGGTGATGGTGGCCGTGCCGCCTGAAGCGGTGGCGGACGTCACCCTGGAGGTTGCCGCCGTGGCGCCGGCGGGCGCCGTCCTGTGCGACGTGGCGAGCGTCAAGTCCCCCATCGTGCGGGAGCTGGACCGGCGGCTTCCGGGCCGGGTGCGCTACATCGGCGGGCACCCGATGGCCGGCTCGGAGGCCCGCGGCCCTCACCACGCCGACGCGGCGCTGCTGGCCGGCCGGCCGTTCGTCCTCACGCCCACCGAGCGCACCGATCCGGCGGCGGTGGCGGTCATGACCGACCTGGTGGAGCGCGTGGGGATGCAGCCCGTGCTGCTGTCCCCCGAGGACCACGACGCCCTGGTGGCCCAGGTCAGCCACCTGCCGTACCTGGTGGCGGCGGCCCTGGTGGCCGCCGCCAGCGACCGCGCCGCGGCCATCGCGGGGCCAGCCTTCGAGGCATTCCGCCGGGTGGCTGCCAGCCCGGCGGACCTGTGGGTGCAGATCTGCCGGGCCAACCGCCAGGGCATCGCCCAGGCCCTGCGCCGCTTCCGCGAGGAGCTGGACCTTCTGGAGAAGGCGATGGCGGGAGACTCCCTGGACGCCGTGCTGCGCCGGGCGCAGGCCCGGGCCGGCGGCCGCCGGGAGGAGTAGGGAGGGACCCCATGTCGGTCCTGGAGATCGAGCCGACCAAGGTGGAGTTCCTCAGCCGCACCCGGCGAGGGACCGTGATCCCGGTGTCCTGCGAGCTGCCCGCCGACCTGGAGACGCCGATCACGGCGTTCCTGAAGCTGCGCTCGGGAGGCCAGGCGTTTCTGCTGGAGAGCGTGGAGGGCGGCGAGCACATCGGGCGCTACTCGTTTTTGGGCAGCGCCCCGGTGATGACCGTGGTGGGCTGGCCGGACGGGGTCGAGGTCCGGTCCGGCGCGCGGGTGGAACGGCGGCAGGGCGACGTCCTGGAGGTGGTACGGGAGCTGCTGGGCCGCCACCGGGCCGTGCGAGACCCGTCCCTGCCCCGCTTCACGGGGGGCGCCGTGGGCTACTTCGGCTACGATCTGGTGCGCGCGTGGGAGCGCCTGCCCCATCGCCCTCCCGACGACCTGGGCCTGCCGGTGTGCTACCTGGTGGTGGCCGACGCGGTGGTGGTCTTTGACCACGTGCGCCACACGCTGCGGATCGTGGCCAACGCGGCCATAGACGGCGACGCCGTGGCGGCGTACCGGCGGGCGGTGGAGAGGGTCGAACAGGTCTACGAGCGCCTGCGGTCTCCGGCGGTGCCTCCCGCGGGAGGCGGGACCGTCTCCCCGGTGATGGACACCGGCGTGCCGGTGGCCGACTTCCTGCGGGCCGTGGAGCGGGCCAAGGAGTACATCCGGGCCGGAGACATCTTCCAGGTGGTGCTCTCGCGGCGCCTGGCGGTGGAGCTGCAGGGGGTGGATCCCCTGGACCTGTACCGGGCGCTGCGCACCATCAGCCCCTCCCCCTACATGTACTTCCTGGACTTCGAGGGAGTGCAGATCGTCGGGTCGTCCCCGGAGCTGCTGGTGCGGCTGGACGGCGACCTGGTGGAGACGCGGCCCCTGGCCGGCACGCGCCGACGGGGAGCCACCGAGGACGAAGACCGGGCGCTGGAGGCCGACCTCCTGGCCGACGAGAAGGAGCGGGCCGAGCACGTGATGCTGGTGGACCTGGGCCGCAACGACCTGGGGCGGGTGTGCCAGTACGGAACCGTGCGCGTGGCGCAGCTGATGGCGGTGGAGCGGTTCTCCCATGTCATGCACATCGTCTCCGACGTCCGGGGACGCCTGCGGCCGGGCCTGGACGCGGTGGACGTGCTGCGGGCGTGCTTCCCGGCCGGGACGGTGACCGGGGCGCCCAAGGTGCGGGCCATGGAGATCATTGACGAACTGGAGCCGGTCGCCCGGGGCCCCTACGCCGGCGCGGTGGGCTACCTGGGGTTTGCGGGCACCCTGGACACCGCCATCACCATCCGCACCATCGTGGTGGCCGGCGGGCGAGCTCATGTCCAGGCGGGCGCCGGGATCGTGGCCGACT
This window of the Armatimonadota bacterium genome carries:
- the aroC gene encoding chorismate synthase, whose translation is MLRFLTAGESHGRALVAILEGMPAGLALSEEDILPQMARRRAGFGRSGRMKLEADAVEILAGVMGGETTGGPVALRIGNRDVRAAEPPLTRPRPGHADLVGVQKYGFTDARRALERASARETAARVAVGAVCRRLLGEFGITIFSHVVEIGGIAATARPPRWEDMPALAEASDVRCVDPEAEARMREAIEDARRRGDTLGGVFEVVALGVPPGLGSYAHWDRRLDGRLAQAVASIHAVKGVEIGRAFEIARGPGSQAHDEIFWDPQRGFYRETHRSGGTEGGVTTGGPLVVRGAMKPLSTLMRPLRSVDLVTKEPAAATVVRSDVCAVPAAGVVAEAMVAYVLADAFLEKFGADSVADIRAAYEAYRRRLGSL
- the aroB gene encoding 3-dehydroquinate synthase is translated as MRNVVLIGFMGTGKSEVGRRLSRRLGWAFVDTDRAVEARERVPVARIFARRGEAYFRDVESAVVARVAERREVVIATGGGVVLRAENMSRLRRTGWIVALTAPADVLARRLGDGRGRPLLAGGAVRDAVERLLDQRRPLYRDADLVVDVASVSPDRVVDTILGFLARRERQTVPVSLGARSYPVHVGDGISSLLGFDLQGMGAGPQVVVITHRHLLREPADRVPRVLRAAGYRVTVAAVPPGERSKSLEQAGRLYTALARAQAARDSTVVALGGGVVGDLAGFVAATYMRGLRVVQVPTTLLAMVDSSIGGKTAVNHAGAKNLVGAVHQPALVVCDVRFLRTLPDRELRSGLAEVVKTAVVGDPDLFPFLEENLPQVTGRDPAALVEVVRRCAAVKARVVESDERDLGPRHALNYGHTVGHAVESVAGWGRLTHGEAVAIGMTVEAALAHRLGLVGADLVERQRALLARCGLPTHLPPLPSDRLLRALRLDKKVRGGALRFALPVGIGVVRSEQEVPEAVVREVLADARAGGVRAQPQPSG
- a CDS encoding type II 3-dehydroquinate dehydratase — its product is MRVLVVFGPNLNLLGEREPQIYGRHTLDDVRREVSALAAELGAEVEFFHSNSEGALIDRLQEARRTADAVVLNAGALSHYSYALRDTIAAIGIPVVEVHMTNVLARGEFRSGLVLAPACRGLIAGFGVGSFLLGVRAAVDLAGRRAGPP
- the aroH gene encoding chorismate mutase, translating into MHIRGIRGATTADEDSEEAILEATRELLVRMADANNVEPDEIAAIFFTATPDLTAAFPAEAARQLQWTAVPLLSATEIAVPGALPRCIRVLVLWNTARAQEEIVHVYLRGAEVLRPDLAGRDRR
- the aroA gene encoding 3-phosphoshikimate 1-carboxyvinyltransferase is translated as MDLTVAPVSAVRGEVRVGGDKSISHRAALVGALAAGETTIANFLPAADCLSTLSCLRALGVEVHREGTTVTVRGAGVRLRPPGRPLDAGNSGTTMRLLAGILAGQPFTAEITGDDSLRRRPMDRVAEPLRRMGAQVEVLGGGRYPPLRITGGPLRGIAYALPVPSAQVKSAVLLAGLFADGETTVVEPVPTRDHTERLLAWLGVPVGRAGDRITVRPGLPRADRIEVPGDISSAAFLLAAAAARPGSEVTAPGLGVNPTRSGVLDALRAMGAEVEVRGRRLQCGEPVADVVVRGRRLRGIRLAGDAIPSVIDELPVLCVIAATAQGVTEIADAAELRVKESDRIAVMAAGLRRLGVDVEERPDGLVIRGGRLRGGRVECAGDHRVAMAFAVAGLLAEEPVTVAGAEAVAISFPDFPRALEAVGTDGG
- the aroF gene encoding 3-deoxy-7-phosphoheptulonate synthase, which produces MIVVMEPRATKEQIDAVVRKIQDAGLGTHLSVGVERTVIGVVGDSHTKELLRQSLEATPGVEKVVPILQPFKLVSREFRPQNTVVDVRGVRFGDGAVTVVAGPCSVEGPEMIVQTARAVKAAGAVMLRGGAFKPRTSPYSFQGLEEEGLRHLAEARRQTGLPVVTEAMDAHQLELVVRYADMVQIGARNMQNYTLLREVGRTRHPVLLKRGPSATIQELLLAAEYILNEGNYQVVLCERGIRGFDNHTRYLLDLSAVPVLKELTHLPVIVDPSQATGKRRYVGAMSRAAVAAGADGLIIEVHPDPEKARSDGPQQLTPDDFTALMAELRPLAAALGRRLQQAVEAPAAQPPGTAQDRAGSPGR
- a CDS encoding prephenate dehydrogenase; protein product: MSEPFGTVGIVGTGLIGASLGLALRGRKAARRVVGVDLDPQARAVAHRIGAADEVSDDPGVLRDAEVVMVAVPPEAVADVTLEVAAVAPAGAVLCDVASVKSPIVRELDRRLPGRVRYIGGHPMAGSEARGPHHADAALLAGRPFVLTPTERTDPAAVAVMTDLVERVGMQPVLLSPEDHDALVAQVSHLPYLVAAALVAAASDRAAAIAGPAFEAFRRVAASPADLWVQICRANRQGIAQALRRFREELDLLEKAMAGDSLDAVLRRAQARAGGRREE
- the trpE gene encoding anthranilate synthase component I, which encodes MSVLEIEPTKVEFLSRTRRGTVIPVSCELPADLETPITAFLKLRSGGQAFLLESVEGGEHIGRYSFLGSAPVMTVVGWPDGVEVRSGARVERRQGDVLEVVRELLGRHRAVRDPSLPRFTGGAVGYFGYDLVRAWERLPHRPPDDLGLPVCYLVVADAVVVFDHVRHTLRIVANAAIDGDAVAAYRRAVERVEQVYERLRSPAVPPAGGGTVSPVMDTGVPVADFLRAVERAKEYIRAGDIFQVVLSRRLAVELQGVDPLDLYRALRTISPSPYMYFLDFEGVQIVGSSPELLVRLDGDLVETRPLAGTRRRGATEDEDRALEADLLADEKERAEHVMLVDLGRNDLGRVCQYGTVRVAQLMAVERFSHVMHIVSDVRGRLRPGLDAVDVLRACFPAGTVTGAPKVRAMEIIDELEPVARGPYAGAVGYLGFAGTLDTAITIRTIVVAGGRAHVQAGAGIVADSVPEREYVETVNKATALVRAIERVARQRRESAHGGGPPGPDPGAHVSPRPSGRERGVAG